From a region of the Coprococcus comes ATCC 27758 genome:
- a CDS encoding GNAT family N-acetyltransferase, giving the protein MLIRKTLPEDVDTILNIFDTARQFMHATGNPTQWNANYPALEDLEPDIQNGNSYVCVENDKVVATFTLIIGDEPNYQLIENGSWRSEAPYGTVHRLASDGTTKGIARACFDFCKTQISHLRVDTHKDNQPMQACFKQNGFEECGIIYVSDGTPRIAYEFIRISE; this is encoded by the coding sequence GTTAATCAGAAAAACACTTCCAGAAGATGTAGACACGATTTTAAATATTTTTGACACCGCCCGCCAGTTCATGCACGCAACCGGAAACCCGACACAATGGAATGCAAATTATCCGGCTCTCGAAGATCTCGAACCGGATATCCAGAATGGTAACAGTTATGTCTGCGTAGAAAATGATAAGGTCGTTGCCACTTTTACACTTATCATCGGAGACGAGCCGAACTATCAACTCATTGAAAATGGAAGCTGGCGTTCCGAGGCTCCATACGGAACCGTTCACCGCCTTGCATCTGACGGAACAACCAAAGGGATTGCACGGGCTTGCTTTGATTTTTGCAAGACACAAATCTCACATCTGCGTGTAGATACCCACAAGGATAATCAACCAATGCAGGCTTGCTTTAAGCAGAATGGATTTGAAGAATGTGGGATTATTTACGTCAGTGACGGGACTCCGCGGATTGCTTATGAATTTATTAGGATATCTGAATAG
- a CDS encoding nucleotidyltransferase family protein, whose protein sequence is MTINSILEEIINLSKKYSASTVILFGSRAKGTATERSDIDIAVSGIPDTENLREKLDNLPTLYTIDLVNLDECGNQLLLEDIRKYGREIYKKI, encoded by the coding sequence ATGACAATCAATAGTATTTTAGAAGAAATTATAAATCTGTCAAAAAAATATTCTGCTTCTACCGTTATTCTTTTTGGTTCCCGTGCCAAAGGGACTGCGACAGAACGAAGTGATATTGACATCGCCGTATCCGGTATTCCAGATACAGAAAATCTACGGGAAAAGCTTGATAATTTACCCACTTTATACACAATAGACCTTGTCAATCTTGATGAATGTGGAAATCAGTTATTATTGGAGGATATAAGAAAATATGGACGAGAAATTTACAAAAAGATTTGA